tttgaaatttaaaataGTCGCAATTACATCTAAAATAACATTTCTTCACCTCATTTCAATACCCATTTCTTCAACTACTCTAGCTTGTACTTTATTCTGTAATTCATtaacttcttcatttgatagATTTCTGTCCATATGTCTATAATTTAATCTATaacattttgattttctattGGTTTTTGGATGGGTGAATTCATCGATCTATCATTATTGTAAAAAGTTaattattatcttttattCTAATCAATCTTATAACTTACTAAAGTCACACTTTCAATTAGATCACCTACTACGTCTCTTACGATTTCACaataatcattttcatGAAATTGTTTCTGACTTGTCATTGGATTTAACGTTTTACCTcctgctgaagatgatgttgattcATGACGATTTTCATCTGTTTGTGGTAACCAAAATGACATATCTTTATAACATGGTGGAAATTTACTATAAGGTTGAAAAGTTGTTATTTCACCTTGCTTAAATTGTGATAAAAATCTAGAATCAGATGTCCAAAATAATCTAATATCTggtattgaaaataaaaccattgataatctttctaAACCTAATCCGAACGCCCAACCTGATTTATCAGATACGCCTTCAAAAAGTGAAAGATTAGTTCCGATATAAACATTTCgaaatttacaaattttTCATAACAACTCACCAGATTGATCTAATGTTTTTTGCATAACAACACCACAACCTAATAATTCTAACCATTCACCTTGCCAAAaaacttcaacttcataaCTTGGAGTTGTAAATGGAAAATAAGCTTCAATCCATCTAACTCTTAAAGGTTCTCCATCAGATTTTGTATGATGTccaaataatttaaatattaaactatttaaagaattttttaaatgttTTATAATTTGTTCTGTATAAATAGGATtatgatgagattgaaaaggatttgaatttgaaattttagtttcatcttcaattatgATTGGtatattttttaattgattttctaaatttttatttaattcatttaattgatttaattcagAATTTAACCAAATATGTGTACCTTccatttgatgaaaaacaGGATAATgtgaagaatcaatttcatctcttctaAAAACATCTGCTGATAATAACCATTtatttaaaccttttttataactttcaatttcatgtGAACTTGTATGTGTTCTTAACATATattctttatttaaataataacTATCTGTTAATGATCTACCTGGATGATTTAATGGAAAtcctaattcatcaaaattttGTTTAACTGAAACAAttgctgaagaaggtattaATGCTTTATAATCattaaaatgattttcaacaatttgacgtaaaattgaaattggatgTGAAGGCATTAAATGTAAATTTCgatctaatttatctaatattgaagaaggtacatTTGAATAAGAATCTTTAGGATAAGTTATACcattatatttatatgaTTCTGGTgttgatattgttgattgaGATCGGAATGAATATCGAACAGGTTTTATCGGAATGGTGAAGCTACTTTTTGAACAGCTTGGAAGTCTCGATGAAGAGGCAACCAGCCTCGTAGCTAGTCGTACGGACATATCTTTCTGTAGTCCCTAGCTAAATGCACTACCAAAAAAGTGCTAATTCATAAATATCTGTCTTTCAGATGTAGGTGGACCTACATCCTCCGACATTTAGCTCGAATAGGTGTCACGTGACTTACACTCGAACGCGTGACAGTCGCGAGGCTATCTAAGGTTGTCTCGCAACGATAAGATCCGgaattcaacttttgaaCATGTTCCTTACTCGAGTACTCCCCACCACCCTTCATCCTCCATCCTTGAAAGTCTGTCCCAGTTGATCCTACTTTCGCGTTCTTGTAACATCTGTACAAGCTCTTCTACAACTTTTGGGCGGCGTATACGGACATTGGTTTCTTGAAATACTGTATTTACTCGGCGACTTTCCCGAACGCTTGGACAATCGTCTCTTTTGTATACCCTTACCTTGGTGTCCCGAGCACCAAATTCTACGTCCCCCGCGTTGACTGGGAGTTGGATTGTAAACAACGCGATTGATCTATCAATGCGATGATCTCTCTTACTGTATCTGTATTATTCGTATCTATTTATCCGTCGTTGGGGCCGTAACGGTTCATCCCCATCTTGAATCTTGGTTATCATGACGGAAGACGATTGGAATTTTGACACCTACCATCCGGATATCCAACACGAAGTGAGTGATATATCAGATTATTATGATGGATCGATCCCTATTTTCTGACATGCTTGTCGAATAGTATGAAAAGCTACTTGAAGTGCATCCATCCTTGGGACGATTCCGAGCTCCACGGTCTAGCGATACAGATACTTTCAGATTAATCTTGGATATTCTTCGACTATATATGTCTGCTTTTCATCTTGCATTTCCAGACTTCGTGGACACAGAAATTAGCTTATCAGGCCTACGACAACTTGAAGCAGGAAACAATCGAGAAATCACTGGTAAACTTACTCGAATGATTGATCCCcttttaacattttcaCAAAGACTTATGACGAAGCTTAGAGAAGCGAGTGAGAATTATGGTTTATACGAGAACCCTGATGCGTTGGGACAATATTGTACAGACTCAGGTGGTGAGGATGAATTCGAAGAGAATATGGAAAAGGATGAATGGAAACCGGATTCATGGCTTAGTAAGTTCAAACTCGACGTAATATCCCTTTTCCCAGCTTATACTTCGCATATGAGCAGCCAAATTGGAGGTATTCGACCAGTATCGACATGCAGAACTCATATCGTCCAGGGatagctcaccttccaAAAGATCAAGTTCTGACGAGGACTCATCGGAATCAGCTAAAAGGTTCAAGATTACATCCACGAATCGCACTCCGGACGCCAACTCGCCATTTGCTTCCAAACGATCTTTTTCCAAAACTACATCTGCCCCTCAAGTCAGGCTTAGCGCTATCAAAGGCCACGTTTTGAAGACCTCTACTACTCCAAAATTGTCTTTGCAGAATGATCTGGGCAGATTCGATTCGTCGGACTCAGGTTTCACCCTCTCAACGTCTACGTCTAGGAGCAATTCGACCATTTCCACCATTTCTACTCCCTCGACCTCGATTTCTATTGAGTCATCTGGCAATCAGAACCATGCAATCCTTAAACAAAACCCCTTGACTGCAACCGACGCTCATCTCACATCTTCCATTGTTGTCAACCAAAGTCCTTATACGGCTTTTTTCAACAAACAGGGTATCAACTTTTATTTACAATGGGAATTGGATCGATTGATATCACAACATGAGACACTCAAATGGCGCGATTTTCAGCTGTCCGAACTCTCAAAGCTGAAGGGTAAAAGTGTTTTAGAAGCAGTTAGTCTGATTGGTGAGATTATTGATAGTGCAAATCGACGAATTACTAGTCATCAACAAATGGGCACTTCGCGACCAAGGAGCACCAAGATATCTGATCGAAAAGCCTTACTGCTGACGGAAGTAGAAAACGAGGAGGCGTCGATCATGGCGAACGACCTTCATGGAGTTGGAACGGAACGAGTGGA
The sequence above is a segment of the Kwoniella pini CBS 10737 chromosome 3, complete sequence genome. Coding sequences within it:
- a CDS encoding phenylalanine-tRNA ligase, coding for MSVRLATRLVASSSRLPSCSKSSFTIPIKPVRYSFRSQSTISTPESYKYNGITYPKDSYSNVPSSILDKLDRNLHLMPSHPISILRQIVENHFNDYKALIPSSAIVSVKQNFDELGFPLNHPGRSLTDSYYLNKEYMLRTHTSSHEIESYKKGLNKWLLSADVFRRDEIDSSHYPVFHQMEGTHIWLNSELNQLNELNKNLENQLKNIPIIIEDETKISNSNPFQSHHNPIYTEQIIKHLKNSLNSLIFKLFGHHTKSDGEPLRVRWIEAYFPFTTPSYEVEVFWQGEWLELLGCGVVMQKTLDQSGVSDKSGWAFGLGLERLSMVLFSIPDIRLFWTSDSRFLSQFKQGEITTFQPYSKFPPCYKDMSFWLPQTDENRHESTSSSAGGKTLNPMTSQKQFHENDYCEIVRDVVGDLIESVTLIDEFTHPKTNRKSKCYRLNYRHMDRNLSNEEVNELQNKVQARVVEEMGIEMR